Sequence from the Candidatus Accumulibacter similis genome:
CTCGCCGCGATGGTGGCCGAGGAAGCCCAGCAACTGCTTGCGTGGATTGTCGCGCTCGACGATGAGGTAGCGAATGTTCGCGCGGTCGAAGCTCGAGACGAACAATCGTGCCTGCTCGAGATGCAGGCGGGTGATGATCTCCTGTCGCGTCAGCTGGTCGGCAGTCGCCGTCAGCGCGATGCGCGGCACCTCCGGGAAGCGCTGATGCAGCTCGGAGAGCTGGATGTACTCCGGGCGAAAGTCATGCCCCCATTGCGACACGCAATGCGCCTCGTCGATGGCGAACAGGGCGACTCGCCGACGGGCGACCAGTTCCGCGAGGATACCCATGAAGCGCTCGCCGAGCAGCCGCTCGGGGGCGACGTAGACCAGATCGAGCGCACCGGCCATGAGTCGGCGTTCGGTGTCGGCCAGCGAACGGAAATCCATCGACGAGTTGAGGAAGGCGGCGCTGACGCCGACCTGGCGCAAGGCGTCGACCTGGTCCTGCATGAGCGCGATCAGCGGCGAGACGACGATACCGACGCCGCTGCGCAGCAGCGCCGGAATCTGATAGCAGAGCGACTTGCCGCCACCGGTCGGCATCAGGACCAGCGCGTCGCCACCGGCAACGAGCTGGTCGACGACATCCTCCTGCTGCCCACGGAAGGAAGGATAACCGAAGACCCGGGACAGGACCTCACGCGCAGCGGCACTCATTGCCCAAGGCCCTGCCGCGATGCCCCGCCAGCCAACGGGCGATGCCAGCGGCACGCGGGGCACGCGGCAGCCGTCGGACGACTGAGGTACCGCCGGCCCATCGTGATGTCGCCGGTCAGCTCAGGCACTCACGGGCCAGACGCTCGCCATCCCAGCAGAGACACTCGCCACGGCTCGCGTGCCAATCGGCCAGCACCCACCGCTGGACATGGATCCCGTCGACGATGTGATCGTGTGTCGCCGGCCGATGCGTGTGGCCGTGGATCAGGCCGACGTAACCGTGGGCGCGCAGGAAATCGTCGGTCTCGGCCGGGTTGACATCCATCAGGTACTGCGCCTTGTCGCGCTTGGCGGTTTCGCTCTGCTGCCGCAGAGCCGCGGCGACTGCCTTGCGCTCGCTCAGCGGCCGGGCGAGAAAGGCCTGCTGCCAGTCGGGACGGCGAACCAGCGAACGGAACGACTGGTACTCGCGGTCATCCGTGCACAGCGAGTCTCCATGCGCCAGCACGAACTCGCCGCCGGGCAAGGCCAGCAGCCACGGGTCGGGCAGCAGGCGCGCGCCGCTGGCAGCGGCAAAACGCTCGCCGAGCAGGAAATCACGATTGCCGTGCATCACCGACAGCCCGACACCGGTGGCAACCAACTCGCGCAGGGCAGTGACGACTTCGGCTGCCAGACGGTCTGCCGGGTCGTCCAGGCAGTCGTCGCCCGGCCAGGCTTCGAAGAGGTCGCCGAGGATGAACAGGCTCTCGGCCGCCCGCGCCCGCCCGCGCAGAAAGTCGAGGAAGATGCGCGTCACCCCGGGCGCCTGTGGCGCCAGGTGCAGATCGGAAATGAACAGGATCGGACGCAAGCCCTTGCCTGCAGCAGTCGCCTACGGGCGCGGCATCAGCAGACTTCGGTCCGCTCGATCAGGACGTCCTCGAGCGGCACGTCGGAATGGAAACCCGAGGTTCCGGTACGGACGGCCCTGATCCGGTCGACCACGTCCTGCCCCTCGACCACCTTGCCGAAGACACAGTAGCCCCAGCCCTGCGCGTTCGGTGCACGGAAGTTGAGGAAATCGTTGTTGACGACGTTGATGAAGAACTGCGCCGTCGCCGAGTGTGGCTCCGCCGTGCGCGCCATCGCGACCGTGTAGGCCTCGTTCTTCAGTCCATTGTCGGCCTCGTTCCTGATCGGCGGCCGGCAGGGCTTCTGCTTCATTCCCGGCTCGAATCCTCCGCCCTGGACCATGAAGCCGGGAATCACACGATGAAAGATCGTGTTGTCGTAGTGGCCGGCGGCGGCATAGTCGATGAAGTTCTGTGCCGACAGCGGCGCCTTCTCGGTGTCGACCTCGATGGCGATGACGCCGAAGTTGGTATGCAGCTTGATCATGGTTTTCCTTTCTCGGAGATGATCCTGACCGACTGGATGGTGACCGGCTCAAGAGGAACGTTCTGATGCATCGCGCGGTTTCCGGTCGGCACGCCGGCGATCCTGTCCACCACCTCGATCCCCTGCGTCACCCTGCCGAAGACGGTGTAGCCCCAGCCATCGGGCGAAGGATGGTTGAGCGACCCGTTGTCGCGATGATTGATGAAGAACTGCGAACTCGCGGAATGCGGATCGGCGGTGCGCGCCATGGCAATCGTCCCACGATCGTTCCTGAGTCCGTTCTTCGCCTCGTTCTCCACCTTGCGTGGCGCCGGCTTCTGTTCCAGCTCGACCGTGAAGCCACCGCCCTGGATCATGAAGCCGGGAATGACGCGGTGAAACACGGTGCCGTTGTAGAAGCCCTCGTTCACGTACTGGAGGAAGTTGCGGACGGTCCTGGGCGCCTTGTCGGAATCCAGTTCGATGACGATGCGCCCCATGCTGGTCTGCATCTCGACGCTGGGCGCCGCCACGACCGCGACCGACAGCAGGGCGCCGGCGAGCGCAAAAGCGATTTTTCTCAACATCAGACAACTCCTTGGCAAGCGATTCCCGGCTGCCGGGCGACGGGCAGCGGGCGGCAGCATGCAGGCGTCGGCCGGTAGCCGCCACTGCTGCCAGCGAAAACGACATGGTCGGACGCGGTGCCGGACGGTCGGCGCAGCGCACCGCGATCAGCCGACACGCTCCTCCTGGATCAGCCAGCGTCCGCCCGACCTGACGAGCACCAGAGTCTTGGCCACCGTCGAGGTCAGCGCCGGCGAAGAGAAGGTCTGCCGGAAACGCACGGTGGCCTTGCCGTCAGCGAAAGCCACCCGGATGTCCTCGACCTCGACCTGCAGTCGGCCGGGTTTGCGCATCGGCCGCAGGCGCCCCTCTTCCCAGCTCTTGCGCGTCATGCCGCGCGGCGCGCGGAAGTCGGCAGCGTAGTGTGCGAAGTACGCTTTCGCGTCCTTGCGTGACCAGGCCCTGGCCCAGGCCTCGATCGTCCTCGCCACTTCCTTCTCGTCAGCGTCGCCGGCCACCGCGGGCACCCGGTCTGCCTTGCCGGCGACCGCTGCGTCCGACAGCCGCGAAGCACCCGGGCCGGCATCGCCGAGGCTGCCACTGCCGGCTTCGCGCATGCGCGACAGCTTCAGCCGCGCGGCTTTCCTCGCCGGGTCGATCTGCAACGCCTTCTCGTAGGCCTGACCGGCGAGCCGCGCATGGATGTCGCCGAGATTCTCGTAGGCGGTGGCGTAGTTCGGCTGGATCCGGATCGCCATCTCGAGCGCCGTTCGCGCCTTGTCGTACTGCTTCTGCTGGGCGTAGAGGACAGCCAGGTTGTTGTACGGCTCCGGCAACTCGGGATAGTCCTCGATCAGCTTGCTGAAGACGGTCATCGCGTCGGCGGGACGCCCCATTTCGACGAGAATCAGGCCCTTGCTGAAACGTCCGCGGGCATCGCCCGGATTGCTCGCCAGGTGGTCCTCGATCCGTTCCAGTGCCGCCGCCTGCTGCCCCTCCTTCAGCAGTCGCTGCGCCTCGGCGAGGTCGTCCGCGAGAGCAGCCGGGACGACCCCGGCGAGCGCCCAGGCGAGCAACAGGGAGCGGATGGCTGGCAGAAGGCTCGGACGCATCGATATGGTATACTGGGCCACGCTCGGTCGGAAGGCAGGAAACCGGACGATTCTAGCAAGAAGTCCGGCCAAACCAAAATCCTCCGCCGCTGCCAGCCACCCACGGCACCCTCCCGCAGACCCGAAGATGCTGAAAATCTACAACTCGCTGACCAGAGACAAGCAGGAATTCGTCCCCATCGTTGCGGGCGAGGTGCGGATGTACGTCTGCGGCATGACCGTCTACGACTACTGTCACCTGGGTCACGCGCGCGTGCTGGTGGTCTTCGACATGGTGCAGCGCTGGCTGCGGGCGAGCGGGCTGCAGGTCTGCTACGTGCGCAACATCACCGACATCGACGACAAGATCATCCGCCGGGCCATGGAAAACGGCGAAACCATCGGCGAGCTGACCGCCCGCTTCATCCGCTTCATGGATGAGGACGCGGCCGCGCTCGGCGTCTCCAAGCCGGACCACGAACCGCGCGCCACCGAGTACGTACCGCAGATGCTGAGCCTGATCCAGCGACTCGAAAAGAACGGTCTGGCGTATCGTGCGCCGGCCGGTGACGTCAATTTCTCGGTGCGCCGCTTCCCCGGCTACGGCAAGCTCTCGGGCAAGTCGCTCGACGACCTGCGTGCCGGCGAGCGCGTCGACATCGACGGCGCGAAGGAGGATCCGCTCGACTTCGTGCTCTGGAAACACGCCCGTGAAGGCGAACCCTGCTGGGCCTCGCCGTGGGGAGACGGCCGCCCGGGCTGGCACATCGAGTGCTCGGCGATGAGTTCGCACCTGCTCGGGGCGCACTTCGACATCCACGGCGGCGGGCAGGATCTGCAGTTCCCGCATCACGAGAACGAGATCGCCCAGTCCGAGGGGGCGCACGGCTGCCGTTTCGTCAACTACTGGATGCACAACGGTTTCGTCCGCGTCGATGACGAGAAGATGTCGAAGTCGCTCGGCAACTTCTTCACCATCCGCGAAATCCTGCGCCAATACGATGCCGAAGTCCTGCGCTTCTTCATCCTGCGGGCACACTATCGCAGCCCGCTGAACTACTCGGACGCGCACCTCGACGATGCCCGGCACGCGCTGAGCAGACTCTATACCGCACTGAAGGCGGTGCCTGTGGCAGCGGCGGCGGCAGTGGACTGGAACGAGCCGCACGCAGCGCGTTTCGCGGCGGCAATGAACGACGACTTCAACACTCCGGAAGCCTGTGCAGTGCTGTTCGACCTCGCGGCAGAGGTGAATCGCAGCCGGTCGGCGCCGCTCGCCAGCCAGTTGCGCGCACTCGCGGGACTGCTCGGACTGCTCGGCCGTGAACCGCAGGACTTCCTGCAGGCATCCCCGGCGCACGGCACCGAGACAACGGTCGAGGCGATCGAAGCATTGATCGCCGAACGTGCTGCCGCCAAGAAGCGTCGGGACTTCGCCGAGGCGGATCGCATACGCTCCGAACTGCTGACTGCCGGAGTGGTCCTCGAGGACGGCGCCAAGGGAACGAGCTGGCGCCGCGCCTGACCCGGGGCCAGGGCGGCGCCAAGCGCCCTGCGCTCAGCAAGCGCTTCCGCCCGACGCCGAGTTCATCGAGTCAGCGCAGCACCCGCCCACCGCTGCCAATGACCGTCAGGTCGACGAAGCGTGAACCGGTCCGGTCGGTCGGCGAATAGCTGACGCGGTAGCCGCCAAGGTCGTGATTCTGCATGCCCTCCAGCGCTGCGACGAGTTTCTCTCGCGTCGGCTCCTTGCCCGCCTTGCGCAGCGCCTCGACGAGCACTTTCGCCATGGCGTAGGCTTCGATCCCGTAGTACGACGGTTTTCCCTGCTTGCCCAGGAGTTTCTGGTACTCGCGCACCATCGGCAGCGTGTCGTTCCATGGGTAAGGCATCACCTGCGAGATGCCGATGCCACGCGCCTCGTTCCCCAGTTCCTCCACCAGCAGGTCGGCGCCTACCGGGGACAGGGTCATGAACTGCGGATTCTGTTTCGCCTTCCTCATCTCGCGGACGAAGGCGGCACTGGCCTTGTAGAGGGTCACCATGATCACCGCCTGTGGATTCGCCCTGGCGATCGTCTGCACGGCGCCGCTGACATCGGCGGAATTGCGCTCGACCGTGGCCACCGCCGACGGCATCTGGTTGTGCTTCCTGAGCGCCGCCAGCACTCCCTCGAGCCCCGACTTGCCGAAGCCATCGTTCTGGTAGAAGACGGCGATGCTCTTGAAACCGAGCGAGACGAGTTGGTTGACGATCGCCTCGGTCTCGTTGGCGTAGCTCGCGCGGACGTTGAACATGTAGCGATTGTTGGGATGGTCACGCGGCGACTGGCGCAGCGAGTCTGCTCCGGAGATCGTTCCCACCAGTGGCACCCTGGCGGCGCCGAAGACTTCGTCCATTGCCGCCGTGGTCGGGCTCGAGCCGTAGAACGCCAGCAGCGCGAAGACCTGCTCCTGGGCAATCAGCGCTCTGGTGTTGGCGACTGTCCGCTCGGTCTCGTAGCCGTCATCGAGACTGCGCAGGTCGAGCCTCCTGCCGTGCACGCCGCCGGCTTCGTTGAGCTGGCGAAAATAGGCGTTGATGACCATCTTCATGTCCAGCCCGTAAGGGCCGCTGGGACCGGAAAACGGCGCCGTCATGCCGATCAGGATGCTCTTGTCGGTGACCCCGACCTCGCCCGCTGCAACCCAACCGGCCCAGCTCAGGACAACCAACAACAGTGCTCTGACGAGTTTCATGCCGTCCTCCCCGCGTGACGCGCTGGCCGCAACCGCGCAGCGACGACCCCGGCCACGCGCGGAGAATGGCGATACAAACTGACACCGTGCTTACACGCGCCAAATCGCCTTGCGACACAAGGCGCGCGCGCCGAGTCCGGAGTGTGTGGAAGAAGCGACGGCCAGCCGATCGTGCGGCTTCGCTCATCCGCTGCCGCCCATCGGCAGTCGGACACCCAGGTGACGGTGGGCGGCACGCGATGTCAGGCGTGGGCCACTGCTCGTACCGATGCGCGTGCGATCGCGCCGTGCGCTCGCTGGCGCCCAGCATCCTTGCCTGCGCGCCAGGACTTGTTGACGACCGATCAGGTCGCGGCAAAGAAGTCGCGCACGCGATCCATCCACGACTTGGCGCGCGGGTTGTGATGACCGGCGTTGTCCCGACTGGAATCCTCGAGTTCGCGCAGGAGTTCCTTCTGTCGCTCGGTGAGATGAACCGGCGTCTCGACGACCACGTGGCAAAGCAGATCGCCATGCGCGTTGCTGCGCACGCCCTTGATCCCCTTGCCACGCAGCCGGAACACCTTTCCCGACTGTGTCTCGGCAGGAACGCGGATCTTCGCCGCGCCGTCGAGAGTCGGGATGTCGATTTCGCCGCCGAGAGCTGCCGTCGTGAAGCTGATCGGCATCTCGCAGTGCAGATCGTTCTGCTCGCGCTGAAAGACGGCGTGCGGCTTGAGGTGAATCTGGACGTACAGGTCTCCCGCAGGACCGCCATTGATGCCGTGCTCACCCTCACCCGACAACCGAATCCGGTCGCCCTCATCGACGCCGGCCGGTATCTTCACCGCCAGCGTCTTGTGTTGCTTGACCCGACCGGCCCCATGGCAAGCGCCACAGGGGTCGGCGATGTAGCGGCCGGTACCATGACACTTGGGGCAGGTCTGCTGAATCGAGAAGAATCCCTGCTGCAGGCGAACCTGGCCGCTGCCCTGGCACGTCGGGCAGGTCTTCGGCTGCGTTCCCGCCTTGGCACCGCTGCCGTGACAGGCTTCGCAGGCCTCCATGGTCGGGATGCGAATCTTGGTTTCCGTCCCGAAGGCCGCCTGCTCGAGGCTGATCTCCAGGTTGTAGCGCAGGTCGGCACCACGATAGACGTTCGAACGTCCGCCACCGCCACGCCGCCCACCGAAGATCTCGTCGAAGATGCCGCCGAAGGCATCGGAGAAACCGCCGGCACCGGCCGCGCCCATCCCCGCCTGCGGGTCCACTCCGGCATGGCCGTACTGGTCGTAGGCAGCCCTCTTGTCGGGATCGGAGAGGATCTCGTAGGCTTCCTTTGCTTCCTTGAAGTGTTCCTCAGCCTTGGGATTGTCCGGATTGCGATCCGGATGGAACTTCATCGCCAGCTTGCGGTAGGCCTTCTTGATGTCCTCATCGGCGGCGTCACGGTTGACGCCCAGAATGTCGTAATAGTCGCGTTTTGCCATTGGTTCGTGAGCACTTTGGGGGGCGGGCGAAGGGAGGCGCGATTATACGCCCCCCCCCTGCAGACTACAGCCTACTTCCGGTCCTTGACTTCGGTGAACTCGGCATCAACGACGTCGCTGTCGTCCTTTCTCGCTTCGCCGGTCGCACCTGCCGCGCCGCCCGTGCCACCCGCTCCAGCCGCTTGCTCCTGCTGTTTGGCGTACATCTTCTCGCCAAGCTTCTGGGCAGCCGTTCCGAGGGACTCGCTCTTCGCCCTGATGGCGTCGATGTCGTTGCCGCGAATCGCCTCTTCCGCATCCTTGATCGCCTTCTCGATCGTCGCCTTCTCACTGTCGGCAAGCTCCTTGCCATATTCGGCAAGAGACTTCTTGACGGTGTGGATCATGGCGTCACACTGGTTGCGTGCTTCCGCCAGCTCGTGTGCCTTGCGGTCTTCTTCGGCGTGCAGTTCGGCGTCGCGCACCATGCGCTGCACCTCATCCTCGCTGAGCCCGGAAGAGGCCTGAATCTTGATCTTGTTCTCCTTGCCAGTCGCCTTGTCCTTCGCCGACACATGCAGGATCCCGTTGGCATCGATGTCGAAGGTGACCTCGATCTGCGGCATGCCACGCGGTGCCGGCGGGATGTCCGACAGATTGAACTGGCCCAGACTCTTGTTGCCGCCAGCCATCTCGCGCTCACCCTGCAGGACGTGGATGGTGACTGCGGACTGGTTGTCGTCGGCGGTCGAGAAGACCTGTGTCGCCTTGGTCGGAATCGTCGTGTTCTTCTTGATCAGCTTGGTCATCACGCCACCAAGCGTCTCGATGCCGAGTGACAGCGGCGTCACATCGAGCAGCAGAACGTCCTTGACCTCACCCTGCAGGACACCACCCTGGATCGCCGCACCGACCGCCACCGCCTCGTCGGCGTTGACGTCACGCCGCGGCTCGCGGCCAAAGAATTCCTTGACCTTGTCCTGGACCTTCGGCATCCGCGTCTGGCCACCGACCAGAATCACGTCGTTGATGTCGCCGATGCGGCAGCCGGCGTCCTTCAGCGCAATGCGGCAGGGCTCGATGGTCCGCTCGACGAGATCATCGACCAGCGACTCGAACTTGGCGCGCGTGATCTTCTGCGTCAGGTGCTTCGGACCCGATGCGTCGGCAGTGATGTACGGCAGGTTGATCTCGGTCTGCTGCCCGGACGACAGTTCGATCTTGGCCTTTTCCGCTGCATCCTTGAGACGCTGCAGCGCCAGCACGTCGGCCTTGAGGTTGACTCCGGTCTCCTTCTTGAACTCTTCGATGATGTAGTCGATCAGCCTCTGGTCGAAATCCTCGCCACCGAGGAAGGTATCGCCGTTGGTCGACAGGACTTCGAACTGGTGCTCGCCTTCGACCTCGGCAATCTCGATGATCGAGATGTCGAACGTGCCACCACCGAGGTCATAGACGGCAATCTTCTTGTCGCCCTGCTTCTTGTCCATGCCGAAGGCAAGGGCAGCGGCCGTCGGCTCGTTGATGATCCGCTTCACCTCGAGCCCGGCGATCCGCCCGGCATCCTTGGTTGCCTGCCGCTGGCTGTCGTTGAAGTAGGCGGGAACGGTGATCACCGCCTCGCTCACCTCCTCGCCAAGATAGTCCTCGGCGGTCTTCTTCATCTTGCGCAAGACCTCCGCCGAGACCTGCGGCGGCGCAATCTTCTTGCCGCGCACCTCGACCCAGGCGTCACCATTGTCGGCCTTGAGAATGCGGAACGGCATCAGCGAGATGTCCTTCTGTACCTCCTTCTCCTCGAAGCGCCGGCCGATCAGGCGCTTGATCGCGTACAGGGTGTTCTTCGGGTTCGTTACTGCCTGCCGCTTGGCAGGCGCACCGCACAGGACCTCGTCATCCTCGGCGTAGGCGACGATCGACGGTGTCGTGCGCGCGCCTTCCGAGTTTTCGATCACCTTCGGCTTGCCATTCTCCATCACGGCGACGCACGAGTTGGTCGTCCCGAGATCGATGCCGATTACCTTTCCCATTCTTGAATCCTTTCAGTATGCTCTTGTTTCCTGATTGCACCGTCGCCCGCAGACGAAATGCCCGAGATGCCTTCTCAGGTGGGGGTCACCCGGCGTATTTCAAGACGCCGCCTTGGCGACAATGACCAGCGCCGGACGCAACACGCGCTCGGCGAGCAGATAGCCCTTCTGCAGAACGGTGACCACCGTGTTCGCTTCCTGGGCGGACTCGACGACACTGATGGCCTGATGCCGGTTCGGGTCGAATTTCTCGCCAACCGGGTTGATCTCGGTCAGAGACGATTTCTCGAACGCCGCGACCAGTTGTTTCAGGGTCAACTCACTGCCGGCGCGCAGGCTCTCGACCGTTGCCGCTTCAGTCGCCAGCGCCGCTTCGAGACTGTCCTTCACCGGCAACAACTCGCGAGCGAAACGATCGATCGCGAACTTCGCCGCCTTGGCGATATCCTCCTGCGCTCGCCGCCGCACGTTCTCGGTTTCCGCCTTGGCGCGCAGCCACAAATCCTGGTACTCGTCTGCCTTCTGGCGCGCCTGCTGCAATTCCTCCTGCAGGACGGCGCCATCATCTTCTGCCTGCGGCAGCTCGGCAGCGGGCGCTTCGCTGACCGCAGGCGCCTCTGCCGCGGCGGCCGCTGCGGCAACGGTTGGTTCCTCAGGTACTGCGTCGTTGGTGTGCATGGATGCTCATCTCCGGGAAAACGAACTGCTATCTGGGGGCGTGCCGTCGAATTTCAAGCCTTGTGGCGCCGCATTCCGGCAGCAACAGGCAACGGGCCAGGATTTTTTTGCTGCAAGGAGCGCTTCTGCTGCTAGCATTCCGCTTTTGTCGGTCGCCGGGCTCCGTATGCTGCAGAAGATAGGAAAGTACGAGGTCATTCGCTCGCTGGGCAAAGGGGCAACCGCCGTCGTCTATCTGGCGCGTGATCCTCGCCTTGACCGGCATGTCGCCATCAAGCTGATTCGCTTCGACGACGACAACGCAGCCATGTCGCGTCGCCTGCGCAAGCTGTTCCAGACCGAGGATTCGATCGGTCGCCGGCTCAATCATCCCAACATCGTCAAGATCTTCGACGCCGTGGTCGAACCCGACCAGGCCTATCTGGTGATGGAGTTCGTCGATGGCGTCGCGCTCGACAGGTTCTGCACGATCAACAAACTGCTGCCGATGCATCGGGTCATCGGCATCATCTTCAAGTGCTGCCTGGCCCTCGACCACGCACTCCACCAAGGTGTGGTCCATCGTGACATCAAGCCGGCAAACATCCTCATCGACGCCAACGACAATCCGAAGATCACCGATTTCGGACTCGGCCTCAATCTCCTCAAGGACATGAGCCAGGACTCGACCTTCGTCATGGGCGTCGGCTCGCCGGCCTACATGTCGCCGGAACAGGTCAAGAACTACCCGCTCAACCACAAGACCGACCTCTACTCGCTCGGCGTCCTGCTGTTCCAG
This genomic interval carries:
- a CDS encoding UDP-2,3-diacylglucosamine diphosphatase, which produces MLFISDLHLAPQAPGVTRIFLDFLRGRARAAESLFILGDLFEAWPGDDCLDDPADRLAAEVVTALRELVATGVGLSVMHGNRDFLLGERFAAASGARLLPDPWLLALPGGEFVLAHGDSLCTDDREYQSFRSLVRRPDWQQAFLARPLSERKAVAAALRQQSETAKRDKAQYLMDVNPAETDDFLRAHGYVGLIHGHTHRPATHDHIVDGIHVQRWVLADWHASRGECLCWDGERLARECLS
- a CDS encoding peptidylprolyl isomerase; this translates as MIKLHTNFGVIAIEVDTEKAPLSAQNFIDYAAAGHYDNTIFHRVIPGFMVQGGGFEPGMKQKPCRPPIRNEADNGLKNEAYTVAMARTAEPHSATAQFFINVVNNDFLNFRAPNAQGWGYCVFGKVVEGQDVVDRIRAVRTGTSGFHSDVPLEDVLIERTEVC
- a CDS encoding peptidyl-prolyl cis-trans isomerase codes for the protein MLRKIAFALAGALLSVAVVAAPSVEMQTSMGRIVIELDSDKAPRTVRNFLQYVNEGFYNGTVFHRVIPGFMIQGGGFTVELEQKPAPRKVENEAKNGLRNDRGTIAMARTADPHSASSQFFINHRDNGSLNHPSPDGWGYTVFGRVTQGIEVVDRIAGVPTGNRAMHQNVPLEPVTIQSVRIISEKGKP
- a CDS encoding tetratricopeptide repeat protein; its protein translation is MRPSLLPAIRSLLLAWALAGVVPAALADDLAEAQRLLKEGQQAAALERIEDHLASNPGDARGRFSKGLILVEMGRPADAMTVFSKLIEDYPELPEPYNNLAVLYAQQKQYDKARTALEMAIRIQPNYATAYENLGDIHARLAGQAYEKALQIDPARKAARLKLSRMREAGSGSLGDAGPGASRLSDAAVAGKADRVPAVAGDADEKEVARTIEAWARAWSRKDAKAYFAHYAADFRAPRGMTRKSWEEGRLRPMRKPGRLQVEVEDIRVAFADGKATVRFRQTFSSPALTSTVAKTLVLVRSGGRWLIQEERVG
- a CDS encoding cysteine--tRNA ligase, with product MLKIYNSLTRDKQEFVPIVAGEVRMYVCGMTVYDYCHLGHARVLVVFDMVQRWLRASGLQVCYVRNITDIDDKIIRRAMENGETIGELTARFIRFMDEDAAALGVSKPDHEPRATEYVPQMLSLIQRLEKNGLAYRAPAGDVNFSVRRFPGYGKLSGKSLDDLRAGERVDIDGAKEDPLDFVLWKHAREGEPCWASPWGDGRPGWHIECSAMSSHLLGAHFDIHGGGQDLQFPHHENEIAQSEGAHGCRFVNYWMHNGFVRVDDEKMSKSLGNFFTIREILRQYDAEVLRFFILRAHYRSPLNYSDAHLDDARHALSRLYTALKAVPVAAAAAVDWNEPHAARFAAAMNDDFNTPEACAVLFDLAAEVNRSRSAPLASQLRALAGLLGLLGREPQDFLQASPAHGTETTVEAIEALIAERAAAKKRRDFAEADRIRSELLTAGVVLEDGAKGTSWRRA
- a CDS encoding ABC transporter substrate-binding protein encodes the protein MKLVRALLLVVLSWAGWVAAGEVGVTDKSILIGMTAPFSGPSGPYGLDMKMVINAYFRQLNEAGGVHGRRLDLRSLDDGYETERTVANTRALIAQEQVFALLAFYGSSPTTAAMDEVFGAARVPLVGTISGADSLRQSPRDHPNNRYMFNVRASYANETEAIVNQLVSLGFKSIAVFYQNDGFGKSGLEGVLAALRKHNQMPSAVATVERNSADVSGAVQTIARANPQAVIMVTLYKASAAFVREMRKAKQNPQFMTLSPVGADLLVEELGNEARGIGISQVMPYPWNDTLPMVREYQKLLGKQGKPSYYGIEAYAMAKVLVEALRKAGKEPTREKLVAALEGMQNHDLGGYRVSYSPTDRTGSRFVDLTVIGSGGRVLR
- the dnaJ gene encoding molecular chaperone DnaJ, whose amino-acid sequence is MAKRDYYDILGVNRDAADEDIKKAYRKLAMKFHPDRNPDNPKAEEHFKEAKEAYEILSDPDKRAAYDQYGHAGVDPQAGMGAAGAGGFSDAFGGIFDEIFGGRRGGGGRSNVYRGADLRYNLEISLEQAAFGTETKIRIPTMEACEACHGSGAKAGTQPKTCPTCQGSGQVRLQQGFFSIQQTCPKCHGTGRYIADPCGACHGAGRVKQHKTLAVKIPAGVDEGDRIRLSGEGEHGINGGPAGDLYVQIHLKPHAVFQREQNDLHCEMPISFTTAALGGEIDIPTLDGAAKIRVPAETQSGKVFRLRGKGIKGVRSNAHGDLLCHVVVETPVHLTERQKELLRELEDSSRDNAGHHNPRAKSWMDRVRDFFAAT
- the dnaK gene encoding molecular chaperone DnaK — encoded protein: MGKVIGIDLGTTNSCVAVMENGKPKVIENSEGARTTPSIVAYAEDDEVLCGAPAKRQAVTNPKNTLYAIKRLIGRRFEEKEVQKDISLMPFRILKADNGDAWVEVRGKKIAPPQVSAEVLRKMKKTAEDYLGEEVSEAVITVPAYFNDSQRQATKDAGRIAGLEVKRIINEPTAAALAFGMDKKQGDKKIAVYDLGGGTFDISIIEIAEVEGEHQFEVLSTNGDTFLGGEDFDQRLIDYIIEEFKKETGVNLKADVLALQRLKDAAEKAKIELSSGQQTEINLPYITADASGPKHLTQKITRAKFESLVDDLVERTIEPCRIALKDAGCRIGDINDVILVGGQTRMPKVQDKVKEFFGREPRRDVNADEAVAVGAAIQGGVLQGEVKDVLLLDVTPLSLGIETLGGVMTKLIKKNTTIPTKATQVFSTADDNQSAVTIHVLQGEREMAGGNKSLGQFNLSDIPPAPRGMPQIEVTFDIDANGILHVSAKDKATGKENKIKIQASSGLSEDEVQRMVRDAELHAEEDRKAHELAEARNQCDAMIHTVKKSLAEYGKELADSEKATIEKAIKDAEEAIRGNDIDAIRAKSESLGTAAQKLGEKMYAKQQEQAAGAGGTGGAAGATGEARKDDSDVVDAEFTEVKDRK
- the grpE gene encoding nucleotide exchange factor GrpE; the encoded protein is MHTNDAVPEEPTVAAAAAAAEAPAVSEAPAAELPQAEDDGAVLQEELQQARQKADEYQDLWLRAKAETENVRRRAQEDIAKAAKFAIDRFARELLPVKDSLEAALATEAATVESLRAGSELTLKQLVAAFEKSSLTEINPVGEKFDPNRHQAISVVESAQEANTVVTVLQKGYLLAERVLRPALVIVAKAAS